One window of Choristoneura fumiferana chromosome 13, NRCan_CFum_1, whole genome shotgun sequence genomic DNA carries:
- the LOC141434415 gene encoding uncharacterized protein: MDKQEVKRSSKTRLWLSARRKKKGPARHKKENINPNSTLGTGEHASEQSDSDNNTDPPPQFQNFSRYLTAHLWEKRQADRDVVTAPHIARVAEADSLSDEV; this comes from the exons atggataaacagg aagtgaaaagatcatcgaagacaagattatggttatcggctcgtaggaaaaaaaaaggaccggctcgtcataaaaaagaaaacattaatcctaatag tacgcttggcaccggagagcatgccagtgagcagtctgatagtgataacaataccgatcctccgcctcaatttcaaaattttagcag ATACCTTACTGCTCACCTATGGGAGAAGAGGCAAGCTGATAGAGATGTTGTTACTGCACCCCATATCGCCAGGGTAGCAGAAGCTGACTCCCTGAG TGATGAAGTCTAG